The Papaver somniferum cultivar HN1 chromosome 3, ASM357369v1, whole genome shotgun sequence genome includes a region encoding these proteins:
- the LOC113356863 gene encoding probable serine/threonine-protein kinase At1g01540: MTQNKAAFLNDELSKRTSIFGLRLWVVLGVCVGAAFVLLLFVISLWFISKRNKNNTSSSRGKSNSFSGSTKNPTIPNVSKEIQEIRVDNNGRNSTQNHHQDHPKPSQIKMQQQNPLPESGQSVGSNENQALLLHPEEENLTGVHRIHIEIGKDHKITYPVNGSGTGGGGGGSSHGSGESRSIDQVPISIPEVSHLGWGHWYTLRELEASTNGFADEHVIGEGGYGIVYRGVLQDNSQVAIKNLLNNRGQAEKEFKVEVEAIGRVRHKNLVRLLGYCAEGAHRMLVYEYVDNGNLEQWLHGDVGPCSPLTWEIRMNIILGTAKGLTYLHECLEPKVVHRDVKSSNILIDRQWNSKVSDFGLAKLLGSESSYVTTRVMGTFGYVAPEYASTGMLNERSDVYSFGILIMEIISGRSPVNYSRPPGEVNLVEWLKTMVSSRNSEGILDPKMPEKPSSRALKRALLVALKCVDPDAQKRPKMGHVIHMLEADDFPFRDEHRTGRVDPGRMTRDMKSATESGDSSGYESSIQATMTRWKKPELANVDEKLP, from the exons ATGACTCAAAATAAAGCAGCATTTTTAAATGATGAATTATCAAAAAGGACTTCAATTTTTGGATTGAGATTATGGGTTGTGTTAGGAGTATGTGTAGGAGCagcttttgttcttcttctctttgtaATCTCTTTATGGTTTATCTCTAAACGTAATAAAAACAACACTAGTAGTAGTAGAGGAAAAAGTAACTCTTTTTCTGGTAGTACTAAAAACCCCACTATCCCAAATGTTTCTAAAGAAATTCAAGAAATCAGGGTTGATAATAATGGTAGGAATTCTACTCAGAATCATCATCAGGATCATCCAAAACCCAGTCAAATCAAAATGCAACAACAAAACCCATTACCGGAATCAGGTCAAAGCGTCGGTTCAAATGAGAATCAAGCTTTACTTTTACATCCTGAAGAAGAGAATCTTACTGGAGTTCATAGAATTCATATTGAAATTGGTAAAGATCATAAGATTACATACCCTGTTAATGGTAGTGGtaccggtggtggtggtggtgggtctTCTCATGGAAGTGGAGAGAGTCGATCAATTGATCAAGTACCAATTTCGATCCCTGAAGTTTCTCATTTGGGCTGGGGACATTGGTATACACTTAGAGAGCTTGAGGCTTCTACTAATGGATTTGCTGATGAACATGTAATTGGTGAAGGTGGGTATGGGATTGTTTACCGTGGTGTATTGCAAGATAATTCTCAAGTTGCTATTAAGAACTTGCTCAATAACAG GGGACAAGCTGAGAAAGAGTTTAAGGTTGAAGTTGAAGCGATTGGACGTGTTCGGCATAAAAATTTAGTTAGGTTACTGGGCTACTGTGCTGAAGGAGCTCATAG GATGCTTGTTTACGAGTATGTAGACAATGGGAATCTGGAGCAGTGGCTTCATGGGGATGTTGGTCCTTGCAGTCCTCTCACATGGGAGATTCGTATGAACATTATTCTGGGAACAGCAAAAGG GTTGACATATCTCCACGAGTGTCTAGAGCCAAAGGTTGTCCACCGTGATGTAAAATCAAGCAACATTTTGATTGATAGGCAGTGGAACTCTAAGGTGTCTGATTTCGGGCTTGCAAAATTATTGGGCTCTGAAAGTAGCTATGTTACAACTCGTGTGATGGGAACATTTGG GTATGTGGCTCCTGAATATGCTAGTACAGGCATGTTGAATGAACGCAGTGATGTATACAGTTTTGGAATTCTTATTATGGAGATAATTTCTGGGAGAAGCCCGGTTAATTACAGTCGACCTCCTGGAGAG GTGAACTTGGTTGAGTGGCTCAAAACGATGGTATCAAGCAGGAATTCTGAAGGAATTTTGGATCCTAAGATGCCTGAGAAACCTTCTTCAAGGGCATTGAAACGTGCCCTTTTAGTAGCTTTGAAATGTGTTGACCCAGATGCTCAGAAAAGGCCAAAGATGGGACATGTTATACATATGCTCGAGGCAGATGATTTCCCTTTCCGAGAT GAACACCGTACTGGGCGGGTCGATCCAGGACGTATGACTCGTGATATGAAATCAGCAACTGAATCTGGAGACAGCAGTGGATATGAAAGTAGCATCCAAGCCACCATGACAAGGTGGAAAAAACCAGAACTTGCAAACGTGGATGAGAAACTTCCTTGA